In Prosthecobacter fusiformis, the genomic window GAAAGAGCGGCCTTGCCGCGGTGTCTGCTCTGAAAACAAGCCGGGGCTTGTCGCAGGAAAGGATTTCGTGAGCCTTGGCCTTTTGAAATCACAGCTCCAATCGCCGGAGCAGTCACCAGTGTTCACCTGGTTGAGAGAACCAGGAACAGGCGGAGTGTGCGGGATACCCTGCATGGATGCAAGGTGTTTTTTTCTTCGATGCCGGATGGAAGAGGCGTGTTATCATCCTTCATGCCTGATCCAACCCAGCCTTCATGCCTTCGTGAACACCATGGTTTTGTCCGCGTCGCTGCTGTCTCCCCTGAATTAAAACTGGGAGATGTCGCCGCGAATGTGGCCATCATCCGCAGTGAGATGCAGCGTCTGGCTGGTGAAGGATGCCGCCTCATCGTCTTTCCTGAGCTATGTCTCACAGGCTATTCCTGTGCAGATCTTTTTTATCAGCGCAGCCTACAGCAGCAGGCTCTGAACGGTGTGAAACAACTGGCGGAGGCGAATGCGGAGCTGGGCTGTTGCATCGTCGTCGGCCTGCCTCTGGCCATTCAGGGCAGGCTTTATAACGTGGCTGCCATCATCGGCGATGGGGAGATCCTTGGTTATGTGCCCAAGACTTTCCTGCCTAATTCAGGGGAATTTTATGAGCGCCGCTGGTTCTCCCCGGCGCAGACACTGACGGATACCCATACCGATGGCGATGGCACACCGGTGGGCACGGACTTGCTTTTTGAGGCGACGGATCTGCCGGGCTTCGTCCTGGGCATCGAGATCTGTGAAGACCTGTGGACCGTGATCCCACCCTCCAGCCATGCGGCCTTGGCCGGTGCGACGCTGCTGGCGAATCCATCCGCCAGCAATGAGGTGCTGGGCAAATTCAACTACCGCCGCCAGCTCATCACCCAGCAGAGCGCCCGCTGCTTGGCCTCGTATATTTATGCCAGCGCCGGTGCGGGGGAATCCAGCACAGATACGGTTTACTCAGGCCATAGCCTCATTGCTGAAAATGGAGTACTGATGGGCGAGACGGAACGCTTTTCTTTTGAAACCCGCGCCGTCATTGCAGATGTGGATCTGCAAAGGCTGGAGCATGAGCGGATGCGCAGCACGGTGTTTCGCGATGCAGCGGCCACGCAGTCTTATTCACGCATCACGTTTAATCTCGGTGAGCAGGAGACCGTGGCCAACAAGGCTTTGCAAAGGACGGTCTCTCCCCTGCCCTTTGTGCCACCAGCCGGTGCAGACCGCCAGGCGGTGTGCGAAGAGATCTTTGCCATCCAGGCCACCGCGCTCGCCCGCAGGCTGCGGCAGACGCATAGCAAGACGGCGGTGCTGGGCCTTTCCGGTGGGCTGGATTCCACCCTGGCGCTGCTGGTGATGATCGAAGCACTAAAGCGTGCTGGCATGCCACGCGATGCGGCACTGACCATCACCATGCCCGGTTTTGGCACCACCAGCCGGACAAAAGGTAATGCTGAAAAACTGGCGGAAGCACTGCACATCCCGCTGCGTACCATTCCCATCGGTGCCGCCGTGGAGCAGCATTTTAAAGACATCTCCCACCCGCCAGGGCTGCATGATGTAACGTATGAAAACTCCCAGGCACGCGAACGCACACAGGTGCTCATGGATGTGGCCAACCAGACGAATGGCATCGTCGTGGGCACGGGCGACTTGTCAGAATCTGCCCTGGGCTGGTGCACCTTCAATGGCGACCACATGTCCATGTATCATGTGAATGCGGGCGTGCCGAAGACCCTGGTGAAATACCTCATCGAATGGTGCGCCACGGAGCTGTATGCGGAGGAGGCCGGTGCTATCCTGCATGACATCATTGATACACCCATTTCACCCGAACTGCTGCCCCTGGCGGCGGACGGCAGCATGGAGCAGAAAACGGAGGATACCGTGGGGCCGTATGAGCTGCATGATTTCTTCCTTTTCCACTTCGTCCGTCATGGCTGCGGGAAGGATAAGATCCTCTTCCTGGCTGAGCAGGCTCTGGGTGAAAAGTATGGCCGTGAGGTGATCGAGAAATGGCTGACCGTATTCCTGCGTCGCTTTGTGCAGAGCCAGTTTAAACGGTCCTCCATGCCCGATGGCCCGAAGGTGGGATCAGTCGCCCTTTCTCCACGTGGTGACTGGCGGATGCCGAGCGATTACAGCGGCAGTGCTTTTTGATCAGCGGTTCCGCCGTCGCAAAGGCGGCATGACTGGGACCGTATGATTCGTGATGATGAAATCCTTTCCCTTACTTTTGCCAGCACTGCTGCTGAGTTGCGTGCCTTTGCTCCATGCGACAGACGGGGCGGTGGACATCGGCTCCCGGCTGGAGCTTTTTGTGGACCGGCTCTTGATTGAAAAGATGACGGGGACTTCCCTGAAACTTCATGAGCCGGTGAAAGCTCCCAGGGCGAAGTCGCCCCTGCCAGTGAATCACATGGTCACCGTCATCAAAGATGGGGAACTCTTTCGCGCCTGGTATCGCAACAGTGATCCCGCCTTTAAAGGCCCCTTTCACAGCGGCC contains:
- a CDS encoding NAD(+) synthase, which encodes MPDPTQPSCLREHHGFVRVAAVSPELKLGDVAANVAIIRSEMQRLAGEGCRLIVFPELCLTGYSCADLFYQRSLQQQALNGVKQLAEANAELGCCIVVGLPLAIQGRLYNVAAIIGDGEILGYVPKTFLPNSGEFYERRWFSPAQTLTDTHTDGDGTPVGTDLLFEATDLPGFVLGIEICEDLWTVIPPSSHAALAGATLLANPSASNEVLGKFNYRRQLITQQSARCLASYIYASAGAGESSTDTVYSGHSLIAENGVLMGETERFSFETRAVIADVDLQRLEHERMRSTVFRDAAATQSYSRITFNLGEQETVANKALQRTVSPLPFVPPAGADRQAVCEEIFAIQATALARRLRQTHSKTAVLGLSGGLDSTLALLVMIEALKRAGMPRDAALTITMPGFGTTSRTKGNAEKLAEALHIPLRTIPIGAAVEQHFKDISHPPGLHDVTYENSQARERTQVLMDVANQTNGIVVGTGDLSESALGWCTFNGDHMSMYHVNAGVPKTLVKYLIEWCATELYAEEAGAILHDIIDTPISPELLPLAADGSMEQKTEDTVGPYELHDFFLFHFVRHGCGKDKILFLAEQALGEKYGREVIEKWLTVFLRRFVQSQFKRSSMPDGPKVGSVALSPRGDWRMPSDYSGSAF